The Mucilaginibacter yixingensis genome window below encodes:
- a CDS encoding trehalase family glycosidase → MRFGIFKTYCFAFFLIVIPGFKLIAQSRITSDSIGSWQQLDNVASLSGKSEWRPMLTYVAKLHKLSTHAAIWPFDYEWEGIGPGYVYGEAFGHWDIVHIVLDEIPSFPQHALHQLFNDIKNQEPSGLIPGSIYMPGGISKRDSVHWDKTTAGHPPLWPIAVQDYIDHTGNRSIIKSFYPALIKQIAWFEKNRKAGKEGFFYNDILLKKWESGVDEGVRFDDVKKGPLACVDATSHVYNLYKIAALWSAQLGLDDNWYKKRRDELKTFIQNDLYVNEDGMFYDIWAVKDPSFRHLAFESMWPLVVGAATKAQANRYIDKYLMNPNVFLTAHPIATIGKTDPKFEKRMWRGPAWNSMSYWAAIACLNYGRKDGAKLILEKALDETAKQFKRTGTIWEFYDSLGGNPEDLKRKPQTKYNSPSKDYLGHNPLIAMAILYDSIK, encoded by the coding sequence ATGAGATTCGGTATTTTCAAAACCTATTGCTTTGCATTTTTTTTAATCGTTATTCCGGGCTTTAAACTAATCGCCCAATCTAGAATCACTTCAGATAGTATCGGAAGCTGGCAGCAACTCGATAACGTTGCTTCGCTTTCAGGAAAGTCCGAATGGAGACCGATGCTGACCTATGTAGCTAAACTGCATAAATTAAGTACCCATGCTGCAATCTGGCCATTTGATTATGAATGGGAGGGAATAGGTCCTGGCTATGTTTATGGAGAAGCTTTTGGCCATTGGGATATTGTTCATATCGTTTTAGACGAGATACCATCCTTTCCACAACATGCATTACACCAGCTTTTCAATGACATAAAAAATCAGGAACCGTCAGGATTAATACCCGGGTCGATCTACATGCCCGGAGGTATATCGAAAAGAGATAGTGTACATTGGGATAAGACAACAGCGGGACATCCGCCCTTGTGGCCCATAGCAGTTCAGGATTACATTGATCATACCGGGAACCGGAGTATCATCAAAAGTTTTTATCCGGCATTAATAAAACAAATAGCCTGGTTTGAAAAAAACAGAAAAGCCGGGAAAGAAGGTTTTTTTTATAATGACATCCTGCTAAAAAAATGGGAAAGCGGAGTTGATGAAGGTGTACGTTTTGACGATGTTAAGAAAGGCCCTCTGGCGTGTGTTGATGCTACATCGCATGTGTATAATTTGTATAAAATAGCTGCGCTATGGTCTGCGCAACTTGGATTGGATGATAACTGGTACAAAAAGCGCAGAGATGAACTAAAAACGTTTATACAAAATGATCTATATGTAAATGAGGATGGAATGTTCTATGATATCTGGGCCGTTAAGGACCCTTCTTTCCGTCACCTTGCCTTTGAAAGTATGTGGCCATTGGTAGTTGGTGCCGCTACTAAGGCCCAGGCTAACAGATATATTGATAAATATCTAATGAATCCCAACGTTTTTCTGACAGCTCACCCCATCGCAACTATAGGAAAAACAGATCCAAAGTTTGAAAAACGAATGTGGAGGGGGCCCGCCTGGAACAGCATGTCATACTGGGCGGCCATAGCCTGTTTGAATTACGGACGCAAAGACGGAGCAAAATTGATCCTGGAGAAAGCACTTGACGAAACAGCCAAACAATTTAAAAGAACGGGAACGATTTGGGAGTTTTATGATTCTTTGGGGGGTAATCCGGAAGATCTGAAAAGAAAGCCGCAGACTAAATACAATAGCCCGTCAAAAGATTACCTGGGCCATAATCCCTTGATCGCAATGGCTATTTTATATGATTCGATCAAGTAA
- a CDS encoding FAD-dependent oxidoreductase produces MKKTAANHTFLSTCLLCKIGCGIKVDKRHDGKITITGNPDSPVSKGYLCPLGKDIAGLLTPSPANVTPQMRYNRNYPLTTVTSDEAMFRFASVIKSLINRYGADTFSVSLSDRSLVEERHLVNKLRSQLGIGQAPAPAYFDAAALSYQVALGESTPPFKEDDLETADCFVIASSDLSIYHAPLWERIKAIKSLKPITKLIYIGTQQNEISALADIHLQIFPGTEMMLNAAIARALFELELPDEIHDAPEELAALKEYAMYRTIAEGAKLCGVTEADIHHVAACFITAKNIISILGKGLGFGGYNMERNLSFINLHLLTGHAKKKGSGLLIIDDIGLGLEKTGAAEYKKLLLAYKNHLDTFIYDTGLDHLNYTYPPAFSSSRFIRELKENAPKVIWMVQPDAVYSAADEEIIITAMQNARFVVLQNVADNSPFIKYADVILPAASWYEKEGTYMSPSNVLSAVAKLTGSAGGSKTDIELITMLADKLGLKNFRYNSTAEIFNEYNKSVKRAKKVEKLNSATKTKKIYSNINALGAEWLSGQKQQIQVSINYDCYFNTTAPKQKLEEYSFAYITAADAKRYQIRQDDIIEVFNSKHTLLAKVSINEQVKNGVISLPLHLAKDFVFPEAERRQSLLVCNAPAIAFPTCAVQVRKHQKPKQKVLIIGAGSGALAFIKKYREYNVDDEITVFSKEPLPFYNRVLLPEYIAGEAWGKLVTLPETEEEEFGFTMHKGVSVEYINRERKYVIDSNHQEHTYDLLVLGMGSRAFVPPNVPNNCAGIYTIRSKNDVDRLMFQIKPSDKVVVVGAGLVSLEVAGALEEIGAHVTIVVRGSKLMDRQLDVLASELLTEQLRDRNIDIYFEDEIKEFIGAEKISAVFLKSHRTIPCDALIYGVGTVPNIELAKSCGLDCKRGVLVNDVMQTSDPSVFAVGEIVEWQSQMFGIVAAAEQHANVAAAFLNGDATQVYNGTLSANILKVPGTNVCSIGLTQAPPDDAEYQEIVFVDKKYHFYKKCIIHKDRLVGAILIGDKSEIMDFKDWMANDLPLGEKRDKIFRGEGKVSEPVKGALVCSCNSVGEGNLIDKIKSGCTAFADLCKNTGAGTGCGSCRPQVKTILERALV; encoded by the coding sequence TTGAAAAAGACAGCAGCAAACCACACATTCTTATCCACTTGCCTGCTTTGCAAAATAGGCTGTGGCATTAAGGTAGACAAAAGGCATGATGGTAAAATAACGATTACCGGAAATCCGGATAGCCCGGTCAGTAAGGGTTATCTCTGTCCGCTTGGAAAAGATATTGCCGGCCTGTTAACTCCATCACCGGCTAATGTCACACCGCAAATGCGTTACAACAGGAACTACCCGCTAACAACGGTAACCAGTGACGAAGCGATGTTCAGGTTTGCCTCGGTGATCAAATCATTGATAAACCGATATGGAGCTGATACATTTTCTGTTTCCCTGTCTGACAGAAGTTTGGTGGAAGAAAGGCATCTGGTCAATAAATTGAGATCTCAACTCGGTATTGGGCAAGCGCCTGCACCTGCTTATTTTGATGCTGCCGCACTTAGTTATCAAGTAGCTTTGGGCGAAAGCACCCCGCCATTTAAAGAAGATGATCTTGAAACGGCAGATTGCTTTGTGATTGCGTCATCAGACCTTTCTATTTATCACGCTCCGCTATGGGAGCGTATTAAAGCCATTAAATCGCTTAAACCCATAACTAAACTCATTTACATAGGCACACAGCAAAATGAAATTAGTGCCCTGGCAGATATTCATCTGCAAATATTTCCGGGTACAGAGATGATGCTGAATGCTGCAATAGCGCGTGCGCTTTTTGAATTGGAGCTTCCCGACGAAATTCATGACGCTCCGGAAGAGCTGGCTGCATTAAAGGAATATGCGATGTACAGAACAATTGCAGAAGGGGCGAAATTATGCGGGGTGACTGAGGCCGATATTCATCATGTGGCTGCCTGCTTCATCACAGCCAAAAACATAATCAGTATTTTAGGTAAGGGGTTAGGTTTTGGCGGCTATAATATGGAGCGTAACCTGAGTTTTATCAATCTTCATTTACTTACGGGCCACGCCAAAAAAAAAGGGTCGGGGTTATTGATTATTGATGATATCGGTTTAGGTCTTGAAAAGACGGGGGCTGCGGAATACAAAAAGCTGTTGCTTGCCTATAAGAATCACCTGGATACATTTATTTATGATACCGGCCTGGATCATCTTAATTACACCTATCCGCCTGCTTTCAGTTCGTCCCGGTTTATTAGGGAGTTAAAGGAAAACGCACCGAAGGTTATCTGGATGGTACAACCTGATGCAGTGTACAGCGCAGCGGACGAAGAGATCATCATAACAGCAATGCAAAATGCCAGGTTTGTTGTTCTTCAAAACGTAGCCGACAATTCTCCTTTTATTAAATATGCCGATGTTATACTCCCGGCAGCTTCATGGTATGAAAAAGAAGGAACGTATATGTCTCCGTCAAATGTTTTGTCGGCTGTTGCAAAGCTAACCGGTTCGGCGGGCGGAAGCAAAACAGATATTGAATTGATTACCATGTTAGCTGATAAACTCGGGCTTAAAAACTTCCGCTACAATAGCACTGCCGAAATTTTTAATGAATATAATAAGAGCGTTAAACGGGCAAAAAAGGTAGAAAAGCTCAATTCGGCCACAAAGACGAAAAAAATTTATAGCAACATCAACGCTTTGGGGGCCGAATGGCTGTCAGGGCAAAAGCAGCAAATACAGGTATCCATCAATTACGATTGTTATTTTAATACGACTGCCCCAAAGCAAAAACTAGAAGAATATTCTTTTGCTTATATAACCGCTGCCGATGCTAAGCGGTACCAGATAAGGCAGGATGATATTATAGAAGTCTTTAATTCTAAACATACGCTGCTGGCCAAGGTTAGCATTAATGAACAGGTTAAGAATGGGGTGATCAGTCTTCCTTTGCATTTGGCTAAAGATTTTGTTTTCCCCGAAGCAGAGCGCCGGCAATCGCTCTTGGTTTGTAATGCTCCCGCTATTGCTTTTCCAACATGCGCTGTTCAGGTAAGAAAACATCAAAAGCCTAAGCAAAAGGTACTGATTATTGGAGCAGGGTCAGGCGCGCTGGCTTTTATAAAGAAGTACCGCGAGTATAACGTGGATGATGAGATCACCGTTTTCAGCAAGGAGCCATTGCCCTTTTATAACCGGGTTTTACTGCCTGAATATATTGCCGGCGAGGCCTGGGGTAAACTGGTTACACTGCCGGAAACGGAAGAAGAAGAATTTGGGTTTACCATGCATAAGGGGGTAAGCGTTGAATACATAAACCGAGAGCGCAAATACGTTATTGACTCTAATCACCAGGAGCATACGTATGATCTTTTAGTGCTGGGCATGGGGAGCCGTGCATTTGTTCCACCCAATGTTCCCAACAATTGTGCGGGTATTTATACTATCCGCTCTAAAAATGATGTGGATCGTTTAATGTTCCAGATTAAGCCAAGCGATAAGGTAGTGGTGGTTGGCGCAGGCTTGGTGAGTTTGGAGGTAGCCGGTGCGTTAGAAGAGATAGGTGCGCACGTTACCATAGTTGTTCGCGGTTCTAAGTTGATGGACAGACAATTGGATGTGCTGGCGAGCGAACTGCTTACAGAACAACTTCGGGACAGGAACATCGATATTTATTTTGAGGATGAAATAAAGGAATTTATTGGCGCAGAAAAAATCAGTGCGGTGTTTCTGAAAAGCCATCGCACAATACCATGTGATGCGCTTATTTACGGTGTTGGCACAGTGCCAAATATAGAATTGGCAAAAAGCTGCGGTCTGGATTGTAAACGCGGCGTTTTGGTAAATGATGTGATGCAAACGTCAGACCCATCTGTTTTTGCTGTTGGAGAAATTGTGGAGTGGCAATCGCAAATGTTTGGTATTGTTGCAGCTGCAGAACAGCATGCCAATGTTGCGGCCGCCTTTTTAAATGGGGATGCCACCCAGGTATACAATGGCACCTTGAGTGCCAATATTCTTAAAGTGCCCGGTACTAACGTATGCTCTATCGGGCTAACCCAGGCACCTCCGGATGATGCCGAATACCAGGAAATTGTTTTTGTAGATAAAAAATATCATTTCTATAAGAAATGCATCATTCATAAAGATCGTTTAGTGGGCGCCATATTGATAGGCGACAAGAGCGAGATCATGGATTTCAAAGACTGGATGGCCAATGACCTGCCATTGGGCGAAAAAAGGGATAAGATATTTCGCGGAGAAGGTAAAGTATCTGAACCCGTTAAGGGAGCGTTGGTGTGTTCCTGTAACAGTGTGGGCGAAGGGAACCTGATTGACAAAATTAAGAGCGGTTGCACCGCCTTTGCAGATCTTTGTAAAAACACCGGAGCAGGTACGGGCTGTGGCAGCTGCAGGCCCCAAGTAAAAACGATACTGGAAAGAGCGTTGGTTTGA
- a CDS encoding TonB-dependent receptor, whose amino-acid sequence MNRNLLSLSVFLLNASCFIGLRAGAQSRPVRSKKGIRDTTIRLDSVTVKENKSRHLPDVQGTYLFAGKKTYSLTPDAGKANLSSSNIRQIFATIPGVNVWELSGNGFQMNIGSRGTDTHRSNETNVRQNGYITNSDIFGYPEDHYTPQYDAVEQIQIVRGAAALQFGSQFGGMVNYKIKEGDTSKVLSIQSEQSAGSNNYFNSFNAVGGKSGKWSYYAYFASRTGNGWRKDADFSGQWYYANLKYQFNSKGSIALQFSRVNFFEHDAGGLTDAQFNADPQQATRTRNYFDPEINIPALLFNYQLASHTKLEVASHGIIGQRNSVQYLNNPNVADTVNKKLNTFNPRQVDRDYYYGFTTEARLLTSYQIGDLTSTFTSGLRYFTERTNRKQKATGTTGSDYDLTVLIPYGIDLQLRSLNYAAFAENLFQITPKFSFTPGFRYEIINTNLDGVINSAKTHVSYENKRHFPLFGAGLQYQLTNSSQFYGNISQAYKPFTYANIIPGNDLAVVDPNLKDSRGYNIDLGYRGNVGNIFNYDFDLYYVYYGDRVGNLTETNSANQTYIYTTNIGNGVAKGAELYTQVSLWRAFDPASVQDIRVFNSFSYNHARYTSGTLSSGTTNISLKGNYLEGTPAYINRTGLTYLNGHVSTTLQLSYVSEYYTDANNTVSNPTGLSGIVPAYHVFDWSFNYNFLKNYHIFGSINNVLNAKYFTRRITILPGPGILPSDGRTFNVGFGVKL is encoded by the coding sequence ATGAATCGAAATCTACTATCGCTATCTGTTTTTTTATTAAATGCGTCATGTTTTATTGGTCTTCGTGCAGGTGCCCAATCCAGGCCTGTAAGGTCTAAAAAGGGGATTCGTGATACCACGATCCGGTTGGATAGTGTGACCGTAAAGGAAAATAAATCCAGACATCTGCCCGATGTTCAGGGTACTTATCTTTTTGCTGGCAAAAAGACCTATTCGCTAACGCCGGATGCCGGCAAGGCTAATCTCTCCAGCAGTAACATCCGGCAAATCTTTGCAACTATACCAGGTGTAAACGTATGGGAATTGAGCGGCAACGGGTTTCAAATGAATATCGGCAGCAGGGGCACCGATACGCATCGCTCTAACGAAACCAATGTTCGCCAGAACGGCTATATCACCAATTCAGATATTTTCGGGTATCCCGAAGATCATTACACCCCTCAATATGATGCCGTTGAGCAGATCCAGATTGTGAGAGGTGCAGCGGCCCTGCAGTTTGGCAGCCAGTTTGGCGGGATGGTAAACTATAAGATTAAAGAAGGCGATACCAGTAAGGTACTCAGTATACAAAGCGAACAATCTGCAGGCTCTAATAACTATTTCAATTCGTTTAATGCCGTTGGCGGTAAGAGCGGAAAGTGGAGCTACTATGCCTATTTTGCCAGTCGCACCGGTAATGGATGGCGCAAGGATGCCGACTTTAGCGGCCAATGGTATTATGCTAATCTGAAATACCAGTTCAACAGCAAGGGCAGTATTGCCCTGCAATTCTCAAGGGTAAACTTTTTTGAACACGATGCCGGTGGTTTAACCGACGCACAGTTTAATGCCGACCCGCAGCAGGCCACACGTACCCGCAACTATTTCGATCCGGAGATTAATATACCCGCGCTGCTCTTTAATTATCAGTTGGCTAGCCATACAAAACTGGAGGTAGCATCGCACGGTATCATTGGTCAGCGCAACAGTGTGCAGTATTTGAATAATCCAAACGTTGCCGATACGGTTAATAAAAAGCTTAACACCTTTAATCCGCGACAGGTAGATCGTGATTATTATTATGGCTTTACCACCGAGGCCCGCTTGCTGACCAGCTACCAGATAGGTGACCTAACCAGCACCTTTACTTCAGGACTTCGCTATTTTACTGAGCGGACAAATCGCAAGCAAAAAGCCACAGGCACCACCGGTTCTGATTATGACTTAACGGTTTTAATTCCTTACGGGATCGACCTCCAATTACGGTCGCTCAATTATGCCGCATTTGCCGAGAATCTTTTCCAGATCACCCCGAAGTTTTCATTTACGCCCGGGTTTCGTTACGAGATCATTAATACCAATCTTGATGGGGTAATCAACAGTGCAAAAACGCATGTTTCTTATGAAAATAAACGTCATTTTCCGCTATTCGGGGCAGGCCTGCAATATCAGCTAACAAATAGCAGTCAGTTTTATGGTAATATTTCGCAGGCTTATAAGCCTTTTACCTACGCCAACATCATACCCGGAAATGACCTGGCGGTAGTTGACCCGAACCTGAAGGATAGCCGGGGCTATAATATTGATCTGGGCTATCGGGGAAATGTTGGTAATATTTTTAATTATGACTTTGATCTTTACTACGTATACTATGGCGACAGGGTTGGTAACCTGACCGAAACCAACTCTGCTAACCAGACATACATTTACACCACCAATATAGGTAACGGGGTGGCAAAGGGCGCAGAGCTATACACCCAGGTATCTTTGTGGCGAGCCTTCGATCCGGCTTCAGTTCAAGATATCCGCGTATTTAATTCGTTCAGCTATAATCATGCTCGCTATACCAGCGGTACTTTGAGCAGCGGCACAACCAACATCAGTTTGAAGGGCAATTATTTGGAAGGTACGCCAGCGTATATTAACCGGACAGGTTTAACCTATTTAAATGGTCATGTAAGCACCACCTTACAGCTCAGCTATGTAAGTGAGTACTATACCGATGCAAATAACACGGTATCTAATCCAACGGGACTGAGCGGTATTGTGCCGGCCTATCACGTATTCGACTGGTCGTTTAACTATAACTTCCTCAAGAACTATCACATTTTTGGCAGTATCAATAACGTGCTGAACGCCAAATATTTCACCAGACGCATCACCATTCTGCCAGGGCCGGGCATCTTACCGTCAGATGGCAGAACATTCAATGTCGGTTTTGGGGTTAAGTTATAA
- a CDS encoding winged helix-turn-helix domain-containing protein: MKEITFKLNGRIWMEIDGEQMLGPGRVELLERIQASGSLRQAAIQMKMSYKQAWDIINHLNSQLDAPVVISHRGGKGGGTAVVTDQGIQLIQEFHCLQQKFHDFLIENSKNV; the protein is encoded by the coding sequence ATGAAGGAAATAACATTCAAATTAAACGGACGAATATGGATGGAGATTGATGGCGAGCAAATGCTTGGGCCGGGCAGGGTTGAACTGTTGGAAAGGATACAGGCCTCTGGTTCTCTTCGCCAAGCGGCTATTCAGATGAAAATGTCTTATAAACAAGCCTGGGATATCATTAACCACTTGAACTCGCAGCTTGATGCCCCGGTAGTAATTTCTCACAGAGGCGGAAAGGGAGGAGGTACGGCAGTAGTAACTGATCAGGGGATTCAACTAATTCAAGAATTTCATTGTCTTCAACAAAAATTTCATGATTTTTTGATTGAAAACAGCAAGAATGTTTAA
- the aqpZ gene encoding aquaporin Z produces the protein METKTITKFSAELLGTLVLVLMGCGSAVIAGANGTSGVGLLGISFAFGLSVVAMAYAIGHISGCHINPAISIGMVVAGRMKAGEAIIYIIAQVLGALAGAAILLVIASGKAGYSVATHGLGQNGFEAASPQGYSMMAGFVAETIFTFIFLLVIFGSTSTKNIHGGFAGLSIGLSLVLIHIVGIPVTGVSVNPARSIGPALLVGGTAVSQLWLFIVAPVLGSILSAVVWRFVLERE, from the coding sequence ATGGAAACCAAGACTATTACCAAATTCTCGGCCGAGTTGCTCGGTACGCTTGTACTTGTTTTGATGGGTTGTGGCAGCGCTGTAATTGCGGGTGCAAATGGCACCAGTGGTGTGGGGCTTTTAGGTATTTCGTTTGCGTTCGGGCTTTCGGTTGTGGCAATGGCTTATGCTATTGGCCATATATCGGGGTGCCATATTAATCCCGCCATTTCTATAGGCATGGTGGTAGCCGGCCGCATGAAAGCCGGCGAAGCAATAATTTATATCATAGCGCAGGTATTAGGCGCATTGGCAGGTGCAGCCATTTTGCTGGTTATTGCCAGCGGTAAAGCGGGTTACAGTGTGGCTACTCACGGCTTAGGGCAAAATGGTTTTGAAGCAGCATCGCCGCAAGGCTACAGCATGATGGCCGGTTTTGTTGCCGAAACCATATTTACATTTATTTTCCTGCTCGTCATCTTTGGTTCTACCTCTACTAAAAATATACATGGCGGTTTTGCCGGGCTCTCTATCGGTTTGAGTTTGGTGCTCATCCATATTGTGGGCATCCCGGTAACCGGAGTATCTGTAAATCCGGCACGGAGCATTGGTCCGGCGCTTTTAGTGGGTGGTACGGCTGTTTCACAGCTTTGGTTATTTATTGTTGCACCTGTGCTGGGCAGTATTTTAAGCGCGGTGGTTTGGCGTTTTGTGTTGGAAAGAGAATAA
- a CDS encoding alpha-N-acetylglucosaminidase, producing MKRGLLTFGLALATLMAQAQSVKEESAALIKRLLPGYTHSFTVETIAAPGGSDRFEVESRNSKIILRGNNGVSVASALYYYLTNYAHCQVTWNGTNLHLPAKLPMVPRKVVKDTPYKLRYYLNYCTFNYSMSWWDWSRWEKEIDWMALHGINMPLAITGEEYTWYQVYKDLGFTDNELKGFFSGPAYFSWFWMGNLDGWGGPLPQHWMESHFELQKKILARERALGMKPVLPAFTGHVPAAFKEKFPQAKLKATNWKNGFADTYILNSEDPMFARLGKLFLQKQTQLMGTDHYYSADTFNENEPPSDEPEYLSKLSARVYDGMHQVDTAAVWVMQGWLFFSDRQFWREPQTEALLKAVPDNKMLILDLVTEVEPVWKRTRAFYGKPWIWNMLNNFGGNSNLFGRMQEAAQGPALAMKDPNRGKMTGIGLTMEAIEQNPVLYELLTDNTWRHEPINLNEWLPQYIRNRYGKSNTDALKAWEILRKTVYTVPADKYVRDGAESILQARPTLDTFTRWTATKSNYRAQDLLPAWQGLIKAAQDLKNSDGYQFDVVDVTRQVLANYALTVQRKWVDAYRQKNQADFKKYTTQFITLMDDLDVLLATRKDFMLGPWIATARNCGIPPQEKHLYEQNAKDLITLWGDKDCPLHEYACRQWSGLISDFYKPRWQQYFAQLSADMQGKKTFDADAFDKQIKNWEWQWVNARKDYPLTPQGNSVDKAKQIYAKYWPVITLAIK from the coding sequence ATGAAAAGAGGATTATTGACATTTGGCCTGGCCTTAGCTACGCTGATGGCCCAGGCTCAATCGGTTAAAGAGGAGTCGGCCGCGTTGATTAAGCGGCTGCTGCCGGGTTACACGCACTCTTTTACTGTAGAAACTATTGCGGCGCCCGGCGGGAGCGATCGTTTTGAGGTAGAAAGCCGTAACAGCAAGATTATTCTGCGCGGTAACAATGGCGTTTCCGTGGCATCGGCCCTATATTATTATTTAACCAACTATGCCCATTGCCAGGTTACCTGGAACGGCACCAACCTGCATCTGCCGGCAAAGCTGCCCATGGTGCCGCGCAAGGTAGTGAAAGACACGCCTTATAAGCTCCGTTACTACCTTAACTATTGTACGTTTAACTACAGCATGAGCTGGTGGGATTGGTCGCGCTGGGAAAAGGAGATTGATTGGATGGCCCTGCACGGCATTAATATGCCCCTGGCCATCACCGGCGAAGAATATACCTGGTACCAAGTGTACAAAGATTTGGGTTTTACCGATAATGAGCTGAAAGGCTTTTTTAGCGGCCCGGCCTATTTCTCATGGTTCTGGATGGGCAATCTGGATGGTTGGGGTGGCCCGCTGCCGCAGCACTGGATGGAAAGTCATTTTGAACTGCAAAAAAAGATTCTGGCCCGCGAGCGTGCCCTGGGCATGAAGCCCGTGCTGCCGGCCTTTACCGGGCACGTACCTGCCGCCTTTAAAGAGAAGTTTCCACAAGCCAAACTAAAGGCCACCAACTGGAAAAATGGGTTTGCCGATACGTATATCCTCAACTCGGAAGACCCGATGTTTGCGCGTTTGGGCAAACTCTTTCTGCAAAAGCAAACGCAGCTGATGGGCACCGATCATTATTACTCTGCCGATACGTTTAACGAAAACGAACCGCCGTCTGACGAGCCGGAATATTTGAGTAAACTGAGTGCCCGCGTGTATGATGGCATGCATCAGGTTGATACGGCTGCCGTTTGGGTGATGCAGGGCTGGCTGTTTTTTAGCGACCGCCAGTTTTGGCGCGAGCCGCAAACCGAAGCGCTGCTAAAGGCAGTACCCGATAATAAGATGCTTATTCTTGACCTGGTGACAGAAGTTGAACCTGTATGGAAACGTACCAGGGCCTTTTATGGAAAACCCTGGATATGGAATATGCTGAACAACTTTGGCGGCAACTCCAATTTGTTTGGCCGGATGCAGGAAGCGGCTCAAGGGCCTGCATTGGCCATGAAAGATCCAAACCGGGGCAAAATGACCGGCATCGGTCTAACCATGGAAGCCATTGAGCAGAACCCGGTATTATACGAGTTGCTGACCGACAATACCTGGCGCCATGAACCCATTAACCTGAATGAATGGTTACCCCAATACATCCGTAACCGCTACGGAAAGTCTAATACAGATGCGCTGAAGGCCTGGGAAATACTGCGCAAAACCGTGTACACTGTTCCGGCTGATAAGTACGTGCGCGACGGAGCGGAATCCATCCTGCAGGCCCGGCCTACGCTGGATACTTTTACCCGTTGGACGGCCACTAAATCAAACTACCGGGCACAAGATCTATTACCGGCTTGGCAAGGGCTCATCAAAGCGGCCCAGGATCTGAAAAACAGCGATGGCTACCAGTTTGACGTGGTAGATGTTACCCGGCAGGTGCTGGCTAATTATGCACTCACCGTGCAACGCAAATGGGTTGACGCCTATCGTCAGAAAAATCAGGCTGATTTTAAGAAATACACCACCCAGTTCATCACCTTGATGGACGATCTGGACGTACTGCTGGCTACCCGTAAAGACTTTATGTTGGGCCCATGGATTGCCACCGCCCGCAACTGCGGCATACCCCCGCAAGAGAAACATTTATACGAGCAAAACGCCAAAGACTTGATTACCCTCTGGGGCGATAAAGATTGCCCGCTGCATGAGTACGCCTGCCGCCAATGGAGCGGCCTGATCAGCGATTTTTATAAGCCACGCTGGCAGCAGTATTTTGCGCAGTTATCTGCAGATATGCAGGGTAAAAAAACGTTTGATGCAGATGCCTTTGACAAACAAATTAAAAATTGGGAGTGGCAATGGGTAAATGCCCGTAAAGATTATCCGTTGACGCCGCAAGGCAACAGTGTAGATAAAGCCAAGCAGATCTACGCTAAGTATTGGCCGGTAATTACATTAGCTATCAAGTAA